Proteins encoded together in one Polaribacter reichenbachii window:
- a CDS encoding ACP phosphodiesterase — protein sequence MNFLAHLYLSQNNPNIMIGNFIADHIRGNNYEGFSKEIQQGIFLHREIDTFTDTHPIVRKSKRRLHERYRHYDGVIIDIFYDYFLAKNWANYSAIPLDVYANSVYVFFDKISASLPLKSQNFIKYMIEYNILYNYQFKDGIQKVLNGMNQRTKGKSQMNLAIEDLSLFEKELEEDFTIFFKDLLEFTTIKLKDLTNLSS from the coding sequence ATGAATTTCCTAGCTCACCTCTACTTATCGCAAAACAACCCCAATATTATGATTGGTAATTTTATTGCAGATCATATTAGAGGCAACAATTACGAAGGCTTTTCTAAAGAAATTCAGCAAGGTATTTTTCTACACAGAGAAATTGATACTTTTACAGATACACATCCTATTGTTAGAAAAAGTAAAAGACGATTACACGAACGTTACAGACATTATGATGGCGTAATTATCGATATTTTTTACGATTACTTTTTGGCTAAAAATTGGGCCAATTATTCTGCAATTCCTTTAGATGTTTATGCAAATTCAGTTTATGTTTTTTTTGATAAAATTTCAGCAAGCTTACCTTTAAAATCTCAGAATTTTATAAAATATATGATTGAGTACAACATTTTGTACAACTATCAATTTAAAGACGGAATTCAGAAAGTTTTAAACGGAATGAATCAAAGAACTAAAGGTAAATCTCAAATGAATTTAGCTATCGAAGATTTATCTTTATTTGAAAAGGAATTAGAAGAGGATTTTACAATTTTCTTTAAAGATTTGTTAGAATTTACAACTATTAAACTGAAAGATTTAACAAATTTATCAAGCTAA
- a CDS encoding type II toxin-antitoxin system RelE/ParE family toxin — protein MSNIINWTKRATKDLEKITRFNLNLYGVKKTTEISQNIINTPKILQNPKVNILESGQIDESFNHLKRNYRKIITSHYKITYRIGKGKIYIVRVFDTRQNPSKNR, from the coding sequence ATGAGTAATATTATTAATTGGACTAAAAGAGCAACTAAAGATTTAGAAAAAATAACAAGGTTTAACCTTAACTTATATGGTGTAAAGAAAACAACTGAAATTTCTCAAAACATCATCAATACTCCAAAAATTCTTCAAAACCCGAAAGTAAATATTTTAGAATCGGGGCAAATTGATGAGTCTTTTAACCATTTAAAAAGAAACTATCGTAAAATTATAACAAGTCATTATAAAATAACTTATAGAATTGGTAAAGGAAAAATCTATATTGTAAGAGTTTTTGATACTCGCCAAAACCCTAGTAAAAATAGATAA
- the dnaN gene encoding DNA polymerase III subunit beta, giving the protein MKFIVSSSQLLKQLQVLGGVINSNNTLPILDNFLFELSENELKVSASDLETTMSSVVEVESESTGSIAVSARLLLDTLKTFPNQPLTFKTEGENTIEISSDQGKYDMAYFGGDEFPKAVSLPSPSVTVVPASILGTAISKTIFAAGNDDLRPVMSGVFFQFSSQSLTFVATDAHKLVKYSRTDVTADQTAEFIMPKKPLNLLKGILGGSESDVTIEYNDANAKFTFDNVVLVCRLIDGKYPNYEAVIPKENPNKLTVDRASFLNSVRRVSIFSSKTTHQIRLKMAGTELNISAEDLDFSNKADERLSCDYQGDDMQIGFNSRFLSEMLNNLSSSEVLIEMSLPNRAGILTPIDGTDEGEQVTMLVMPVMLNN; this is encoded by the coding sequence ATGAAATTTATTGTATCAAGTTCGCAATTACTAAAGCAATTACAAGTTTTGGGCGGCGTTATAAATAGCAACAACACTTTACCTATTTTAGATAACTTTTTATTTGAACTATCTGAGAACGAATTAAAAGTTTCTGCATCAGATTTAGAAACCACAATGAGTTCTGTGGTAGAAGTTGAAAGCGAAAGTACTGGTTCTATTGCTGTTTCTGCACGTTTGTTGTTAGATACTTTAAAAACTTTTCCTAATCAGCCTTTAACTTTTAAAACTGAAGGCGAGAATACTATAGAAATTAGTTCTGATCAAGGAAAATATGATATGGCTTATTTTGGTGGTGATGAATTCCCGAAAGCGGTTTCTTTACCTAGCCCAAGTGTAACTGTTGTACCTGCAAGTATTTTAGGAACTGCAATTTCTAAAACTATTTTTGCTGCTGGTAATGACGATTTAAGACCAGTAATGAGTGGTGTATTTTTTCAGTTTAGCTCGCAAAGTTTAACTTTTGTTGCTACTGATGCTCATAAATTGGTAAAATATTCTAGAACTGATGTTACTGCAGACCAAACAGCAGAGTTTATTATGCCAAAGAAACCTTTAAACTTATTAAAAGGTATTTTAGGTGGTTCTGAAAGCGATGTTACTATTGAATATAATGATGCTAATGCAAAATTTACTTTTGATAATGTAGTTTTAGTTTGTAGATTAATTGATGGTAAATACCCAAATTACGAAGCTGTAATTCCTAAGGAAAATCCGAATAAATTAACAGTTGATAGAGCTTCTTTTTTAAACTCTGTAAGACGTGTTTCTATTTTCTCTAGCAAAACTACACACCAAATTCGTTTAAAAATGGCAGGAACTGAATTAAACATTTCTGCAGAAGATTTAGATTTCTCTAACAAAGCAGACGAACGTTTAAGTTGCGATTATCAAGGCGATGATATGCAAATTGGTTTTAACTCACGTTTTTTAAGTGAAATGTTAAACAATTTAAGTTCTAGCGAAGTTTTAATTGAAATGTCTTTACCAAACAGAGCAGGAATTTTAACACCTATTGATGGTACAGACGAAGGTGAACAAGTTACAATGCTTGTTATGCCTGTTATGTTGAATAACTAA